Part of the Pseudomonas lijiangensis genome is shown below.
CCATGAATGCCGCTGCCGTCCGGCGAAAGCTGCAGGAAGGCGGGTTTGTGCAACAGGGTTTCAAGGTCCAGGGACGGCTGCTCGCTGACCAGTTCCACGTCGAACACGAACGGCTGGCTGATGGCTTCCCGCCCGTTGAGGGCCAGGACCTGCAGGTCGCTGTTTAAACCTTCTACGGTCAGGCTGAAGTGAGTCTGATTGGCCGGCGCGAACATCCCTTGTTCCTCGATTCTGAAAGGGCGTAAACAACATCGACCAGCAGAGGCCGGTCGATGCTTGAAACCTCAGCCGTATCAGGCCACAGGCGAACGCCAGTCATCGGAACCCGAAGTACCGGAGACTTCGTGGGTCCAGGTGATTTTGCGGTAGGTCATTTCGATGTCTTCCAGGTGCGTGAAATGCGCGTTCGCAGGATCCTGGCAGTTGTGCATGTAGTCCTTGGAGCTGACGAGGATCGCGTCTTCCAGAACGGTGGTGTAGTAGTGCTCTTGAGTGCCTTGAGCGGAGGTGCGGAACCATTTGATTTCGACTTTGCTCAGGCGCTCGCCGGAAGTCAGGGCCGCTTGCAGCAGAGGCGAGGACTTGTCGAAAACCTTGGTGATTTTCACCGGCTTGTGAACGCGCTGGCCGGTTGGCTGGCCGGACTGTGGGTCACGCGGGATGATCACGTCGTGATGGAACGCCTGGACCATCACTTCGTCTTCGTGGCCTTCCTGAAAGGTGTTGCCCACGGAGTCGGCGGTGAAGGCGCCGGCAGTGATCAGGCCTTGTTTTTCGCCGGTGATGGACATGTACGCGGGTGTAGCCATGGATGCTCTCCTTGCTGAAACTTGAGGGTCCCGGGAGGCGAATTTGCCTGATGGGTGGCAAATACTGATCAAGCTTTGTGCCAGAAAGAATATTTACTATATAAATCAGATAGATATGAAATTAATCATCCGGTTTTCATGATTTTTACGTGGAAAACCCTATGAAAGTGCGCAAGAAGTTGCGCACCACTGCGCAACTTCTTGCGCACTTGGCTGGAGGGCTTGAGCGGCGTGAGTCAGAGAGAACTGATCACAGGTTATCCACAGAAAAGTGCGCAACTTCTTGCGCATAATGGCTATGTGTCATCTATGAGCCGGAAACGAAAGCCGGTTTGCACTTTCTTCTGTACAGGTTTTCCTGCCTGCAACTGTCATTTCTACGGGTAGCCAATATTCGCGTGTGAGTTCATTGTGAAGGTTCGGGTGAGATCAGCCTTGCCCGTACACATTGCCTGGAATGGTCACTCGCCATGCCTCATAAAATTGCCCTGTGCCGCTATGAGTATGACCCGCTGGATCGCCTCGCGACCCGTATGCCGCTTGCCGAGGCTGTCACCCGGTCTTTCTATCGGGCGGACAGGCTGGCCAACGAAATCCAGGGTGCCGGGCAGCGCACTTTTTTCCACCGTGAGAATCAGTTGCTGGCACTGCAAACGATGATCGGCAAAGTCCTCGCTACGACCCTGACCAGCACCGATCAGCCAGGCAGCGTGCTCCATGCGGCAACATCGGGGCAGCGCACCGCCATCGCTTATGCACCGTACGGTCATCATGCGCCGCTTGGCGACCTGCCCGGTTTCAACGGTGAACGCCCCGATCCCGTCACGGGCCATTATCTGTTGGGCAAGGGGTATCGCGCCTACAACCCGGTACTGATGCGTTTCAACAGTCCGGACAGCTTGAGCCCGTTTGGCGAGGGTGGCGTGAATCCTTATGCCTATTGCCTGGGAGATCCGGTCAATCACATTGACCCCACGGGGCATACGTCCTGGCAGTTCATCGTAGGCATAGTGCTCAGCGTGGCTGCGCTGACAGCTGCCACCGCCACCCTGCTCCCTTCGCTGCCTTTCCTGTTATCCGTGAAGGCCGCTCAAGCCGGTTTTTTCAGTGCGGGTAGCCTATCCACGATCATTACCGGCACGAGTGCGGTGGCAGGTGGTGTGCTTGGTGTAGCCCGACAGATCGTAGCTGAAGTCGCCCCCGATTCTCCTGCATTGGAACCCATGGGGTGGGCCGCTCTGGCGCTCGGTGTCGTTGCTGCCAGTACACGGGTTGGTTCGGTGATTGCGTCAAGAAACCCGAAAAATCTGGCGAATTTGCGGAGGGTGGTAGCTGTGGAGCAGATAAAACGTCGGGAGGCGGTGACTGTGAACCTGAGAAATATCAGTACGCGTATCAGATCAAGCTCATCAATCCGTTCTCTGGATCTATACGAGTCCCCCCTCTGAAGAGTTGAGTACCGCAAGGAACCCTCCCGCCTGCGCACAGTCGCATGTTCACGTTCCTCTCTCGTGATATCACTCTCGCATCTGGCAGCCGCAAAAGGAGTCTGCATGCCTGCTCGTTCTTCTGGACTGGTTATGCTCGGCTTTGCCGCAGCCATGGCGCTACTGACTGGCTGTGGCCAGGAAAAACCGGCGGCTGTCGATCTGCCGCGGGTTTATGTGCAAACGGTGAAGACTGCCGACTTTGCCGCCAGCGTTGCTTTGACCGGTGATATTCAGGCGCGTGTGCAGACCCGGCTTTCATTCCGGGTCAATGGCAAGATCATCCAGCGTAATGTGGATGTCGGTGATCGTGTCACCGCCAATCAGGTTCTCGCCCGGCTCGACCCCAAAGACCTGCAGATCAATGTCGACTCGGCCCTCGCCTCGGTGGCCGCCGAGCAGGCGCGGGTCACTCAGGCTCGCGCCGCTTTCGGGCGTCAGGAAAAGCTGTTGCCCAAGGGCTACACCAGTCGCAGCGAATACGATTCGGCCCAGGCGGCATTGCGCGGCAGCGAGAGCGCGCTCAAGGCCGCTCAGGCGCAACTGGCCAATGCCCGCGAGCAGTTGAGTTACACCGCGCTGGTCGCCGATACGCCGGGTGTGATCACGGCGCGTCAGGCCGAGGTCGGGCAAGTGGTGCAGGCGACCGTGCCGATTTTCGATCTGGCCCGGGATGGCGAGCGCGATGCGGTGTTCAACGTTTACGAGTCGCTGTTCGTTCAGCCGCCGACCGATCAGCCGGTGCAAGTCACCTTGCTCGACAACCCGGCCATCAAGGTCAGCGGCAAGGTGCGCGAAGTGACCCCGGCGGTTTCGGCTGAAACCGGTACCTTGCAGGTCAAGGTCGCGCTTGATCCTTTGCCTGAAGGCATGGATCTGGGCTCTGTGGTCAGCGTGGCCTTGAGCGCGCCAGCCAATGCCAGCGTCGAGCTGCCGTGGTCGGCCCTGACCAAGGACCTTGGCGAGCATCTGGGCAAGCCCGCCGTGTGGGTGGTGGACGAGCAGGGCAAGGTCAACCTGCGCAAGGTTCAGGTCGCTCGTTACCTGACGTCCAGAGTCATCATCGGTGACGGGCTCAAGAGTGGAGAGAAAGTCGTGGTGGCTGGCGGACAGTTATTGCACCCGGACATGCAGGTCGAAATCGCCGATCAACCACAGCAACACAATGCTCAGGTGCAGCCATGAAGCGTCTGGTCTGCCTGTTGTTGAGCGGTTTGCTGCTGAGTGGCTGTGGCAAGGATGAAACGCCACCCGAGCCGGTCCGGCCGGTGGTCTTTGTCGAGGCCCGGCCTGATTCGCAACTGGAGTTCGGACGTTTCGCCGGCAATATTCAGGCGCGTTACCAGAGCGTGCTGGGCTTTCGGGTGCCGGGTCGTATCGCGTCCCGCCATGTCGATGTGGGCAGCGAAGTGAAAAAAGGCGACCTGCTTGCGACCCTCGACCCGACCGATCAGCAGAATAACGTGCGCGCTCGCCAGGGCGATCAGGCCCGTATCGAGGCGCAGTGGATCAATGCCCAGGCCAATGCCCGTCGCCAGCAGGAGTTGTTCGACCGTGGCGTCGGCGCGCAGGCGCAACTGGACAATGCCCTGACCGAGCTGAAAACCACGCGCTCGTCCCTGGATCAGGCCAGAGCTGCTGCCCAACAGGCCAATGATCAGTTGAGCTACAGCGAGTTGCGCACGGACCACGATGCGGTGGTTACCGAGTGGCAGGCCGAGGCCGGGCAAGTCGTCACGGCCGGGCAGGAGGTCGTGACTCTGGCGCGGCCCGATATCAAGGAAGCGGTGATCGATCTGCCCGTTTCGCTGGTGGATCAATTGCCCGCCGATGTGGTGTTCAACGTGGCCAGCCAGCTTGATCCGCAGGTGAAAACCACCGCCACGCCTCGGGAAATCGAACCGCAGCCCGACCGCTCGACCCGTACCCGCCGGGCACGCCTGACTCTGACTGACACGCCTGCGGCATTGCGGCTCGGGACCGCGATCAGCGTGACCCTCAGTTCCGCCATTGCCCCGCGCATGAGCCTGCCGATCACGGCCTTGCAGGAGTTGGATGGCAAAAACCGGGTCTGGATCATCGACCCGCAAAGCCAGACGGTAAATCCCAGAGAGGTGAATGTCGTCAGCCGTGACAACGACAGCTTCCTGCTGACGGGCGGAGTCAATGCCGGTGAGAAGGTGGTCAGTGCGGGCGTCAACAGCCTCAAGCCGGGGCAGAAAGTCAAAGTCGATGAGGAAAGCCCGCGATGAAAGGAAGCTTCAATCTGTCCGAGTGGGCCATCAAGCATCAGTCGTTTGTCTGGTACCTGATGTTCGTCGCCCTGCTGATGGGCGTGTTTTCCTACATGAAGCTTGGGCGTGAAGAAGATCCGTCCTTCACCATCAAGACCATGGTTATCCAGACCCGCTGGCCCGGCGCGACCGTGGACGAAACCCTGAAGCAGGTGACCGACCGCATCGAGAAGAAGCTTGAAGAGCTGGATTCACTGGACTACGTGAA
Proteins encoded:
- a CDS encoding Hcp family type VI secretion system effector → MATPAYMSITGEKQGLITAGAFTADSVGNTFQEGHEDEVMVQAFHHDVIIPRDPQSGQPTGQRVHKPVKITKVFDKSSPLLQAALTSGERLSKVEIKWFRTSAQGTQEHYYTTVLEDAILVSSKDYMHNCQDPANAHFTHLEDIEMTYRKITWTHEVSGTSGSDDWRSPVA
- a CDS encoding efflux RND transporter periplasmic adaptor subunit, which translates into the protein MKRLVCLLLSGLLLSGCGKDETPPEPVRPVVFVEARPDSQLEFGRFAGNIQARYQSVLGFRVPGRIASRHVDVGSEVKKGDLLATLDPTDQQNNVRARQGDQARIEAQWINAQANARRQQELFDRGVGAQAQLDNALTELKTTRSSLDQARAAAQQANDQLSYSELRTDHDAVVTEWQAEAGQVVTAGQEVVTLARPDIKEAVIDLPVSLVDQLPADVVFNVASQLDPQVKTTATPREIEPQPDRSTRTRRARLTLTDTPAALRLGTAISVTLSSAIAPRMSLPITALQELDGKNRVWIIDPQSQTVNPREVNVVSRDNDSFLLTGGVNAGEKVVSAGVNSLKPGQKVKVDEESPR
- a CDS encoding RHS repeat-associated core domain-containing protein → MPHKIALCRYEYDPLDRLATRMPLAEAVTRSFYRADRLANEIQGAGQRTFFHRENQLLALQTMIGKVLATTLTSTDQPGSVLHAATSGQRTAIAYAPYGHHAPLGDLPGFNGERPDPVTGHYLLGKGYRAYNPVLMRFNSPDSLSPFGEGGVNPYAYCLGDPVNHIDPTGHTSWQFIVGIVLSVAALTAATATLLPSLPFLLSVKAAQAGFFSAGSLSTIITGTSAVAGGVLGVARQIVAEVAPDSPALEPMGWAALALGVVAASTRVGSVIASRNPKNLANLRRVVAVEQIKRREAVTVNLRNISTRIRSSSSIRSLDLYESPL
- a CDS encoding efflux RND transporter periplasmic adaptor subunit, whose amino-acid sequence is MPARSSGLVMLGFAAAMALLTGCGQEKPAAVDLPRVYVQTVKTADFAASVALTGDIQARVQTRLSFRVNGKIIQRNVDVGDRVTANQVLARLDPKDLQINVDSALASVAAEQARVTQARAAFGRQEKLLPKGYTSRSEYDSAQAALRGSESALKAAQAQLANAREQLSYTALVADTPGVITARQAEVGQVVQATVPIFDLARDGERDAVFNVYESLFVQPPTDQPVQVTLLDNPAIKVSGKVREVTPAVSAETGTLQVKVALDPLPEGMDLGSVVSVALSAPANASVELPWSALTKDLGEHLGKPAVWVVDEQGKVNLRKVQVARYLTSRVIIGDGLKSGEKVVVAGGQLLHPDMQVEIADQPQQHNAQVQP